The following are encoded together in the Pedobacter steynii genome:
- a CDS encoding class I SAM-dependent rRNA methyltransferase — translation MIDVTLKKGKEKAAMLHHPWIFSGAIDKIKGKPLNGEIVKVSSASAEFLAYAYYNDQSRVALRLMEWDESKVIDKKWYQEKLRNAIASRKHLLNADTNTCRLVFSEADFLPGLIVDQYADFLSLQILSAGMENAKEEIIELLKEELNPRGIFDKSDAGARKHENLEATQGLLWGETPPEFIEVRENGIAYHINIADGQKSGFYCDQRDNREILASYSKDKTVLDCFCYSGGFTLNSLKQGAAHVTSVDSSALAIETLAHNLELNGFDATQQLSIQSDVNKQLRTFKEEGKKFDIVVLDPPKYAPSRSALDRAARAYKDLNRLGMLLLEKGGILATYSCSGAVDMETFKQIIAWAALDAGKEVQIIKQFHQPEDHLVRLSFPEGEYLKGLLLRVL, via the coding sequence ATGATTGATGTAACACTAAAAAAAGGAAAAGAAAAGGCTGCAATGCTACACCATCCCTGGATTTTTTCAGGAGCGATTGATAAAATTAAGGGTAAACCGTTAAATGGTGAAATCGTTAAGGTTAGTTCGGCAAGTGCTGAATTTCTTGCCTATGCATATTACAACGATCAATCGAGGGTAGCGCTAAGGTTAATGGAATGGGATGAAAGCAAGGTTATCGACAAAAAATGGTATCAGGAGAAACTCCGCAATGCCATTGCTTCGAGAAAACATTTACTTAATGCAGATACCAATACCTGTCGCCTGGTCTTTAGTGAGGCGGATTTTCTTCCTGGTCTGATTGTAGATCAATATGCCGATTTCCTTTCCTTACAAATCCTAAGTGCAGGAATGGAAAATGCAAAAGAAGAAATTATTGAGCTTTTAAAAGAAGAACTAAACCCAAGAGGAATCTTCGATAAAAGCGATGCCGGTGCTCGTAAACATGAAAACCTGGAAGCAACTCAAGGCCTGCTATGGGGAGAAACACCTCCTGAATTTATTGAAGTACGAGAAAACGGAATTGCCTACCACATCAATATTGCTGACGGGCAGAAATCTGGCTTTTATTGTGATCAGCGAGATAACCGTGAGATTTTAGCTTCTTATTCTAAAGATAAAACCGTATTGGACTGTTTCTGTTATAGCGGGGGTTTCACGTTAAACAGCTTAAAGCAGGGTGCGGCACATGTAACCAGTGTAGACAGCTCTGCCCTTGCTATCGAAACTTTAGCCCATAACCTGGAATTAAACGGCTTTGACGCCACACAGCAATTGAGTATCCAATCTGATGTAAACAAACAACTTCGGACGTTTAAAGAAGAAGGGAAGAAGTTTGATATTGTAGTATTAGACCCACCTAAATATGCACCCTCCCGTTCAGCTTTAGACAGAGCTGCAAGAGCTTACAAAGACCTGAACAGGCTCGGTATGCTTTTATTGGAAAAAGGCGGCATACTTGCAACCTATTCCTGCTCTGGTGCAGTAGACATGGAGACCTTCAAGCAAATTATTGCCTGGGCAGCTTTAGATGCAGGCAAAGAAGTTCAGATCATCAAGCAGTTTCATCAACCGGAAGACCATCTTGTAAGATTGTCCTTTCCAGAAGGGGAATACCTTAAAGGCTTATTGCTAAGAGTTCTTTAA
- a CDS encoding LysE family translocator: MIPLKEISYFAVAALVLVISPGPNMIYLISRSITQGRKSGLISLAGIMCGFLFHIILVSFGLTAVLFAVPFVYSTIKTLGVFYLLYLAYQAIKPNGKGLFETRTDLANDKPAKLFKIGILTTVLNPKVAVFYLSFFPYFIKPEYGSVFLQSLQLGITQVSISFTVNFLIVLTAAQVSLFFAKNPTWVKIQKWFMASVLLALALKMAISKEK, from the coding sequence ATGATCCCCCTTAAAGAAATTTCCTACTTCGCTGTGGCTGCGCTTGTACTTGTGATTAGTCCTGGTCCAAATATGATCTATTTAATTTCCCGTTCGATTACTCAAGGCAGAAAATCAGGATTAATTTCTTTGGCAGGAATTATGTGTGGTTTTCTCTTTCACATCATCCTGGTCTCTTTCGGTCTAACTGCCGTTCTTTTTGCCGTTCCTTTTGTTTATTCGACCATTAAAACACTGGGTGTCTTTTATCTGCTATATTTAGCTTATCAGGCAATTAAACCCAATGGCAAAGGGCTTTTTGAAACCCGGACCGATCTCGCCAATGACAAACCAGCTAAATTATTTAAAATCGGTATTCTGACTACTGTACTTAACCCTAAAGTAGCTGTCTTTTATTTATCCTTCTTCCCTTATTTTATCAAACCAGAATATGGTTCCGTATTCCTTCAAAGCTTACAATTGGGCATTACACAGGTCAGCATTAGCTTTACCGTCAACTTTCTGATTGTTTTAACCGCGGCTCAGGTTTCCTTATTTTTTGCAAAAAATCCAACCTGGGTAAAAATCCAGAAATGGTTTATGGCCAGCGTGCTGCTGGCATTGGCCCTTAAGATGGCCATCAGTAAGGAAAAGTAA
- a CDS encoding tRNA-binding protein: MEEINWNDFEKVELRAGTILEVFDFPEARKPAYKVKVDFGDFGVKMSSAQITKHYSKEELVGQQIVGVVNFPKKQIGKFMSEFLVTGFADENGDIVLTALNGTVPNGSKLV; the protein is encoded by the coding sequence ATGGAAGAAATAAACTGGAATGATTTTGAGAAGGTCGAGCTGCGTGCGGGGACTATCCTGGAGGTCTTCGATTTTCCGGAAGCAAGAAAACCAGCCTACAAAGTAAAAGTGGATTTTGGTGATTTTGGTGTAAAAATGAGCAGTGCTCAGATTACGAAACACTATTCTAAAGAAGAATTGGTCGGACAGCAAATCGTGGGAGTGGTTAATTTTCCTAAAAAACAAATTGGAAAATTCATGTCTGAATTCCTGGTGACAGGCTTTGCAGATGAAAATGGTGATATTGTGTTAACCGCGTTAAATGGTACTGTGCCAAATGGCAGTAAATTGGTTTAA
- a CDS encoding nucleoside deaminase, whose protein sequence is MSYYNFSEENNPVAEDEHYMRLALQEAQKAYDSEEIPIGAIVVCKGRIVGRGHNLTEQLNDVTAHAEMQAFTAASQTLGGKYLKDCTLYVTIEPCVMCAGASYWTQIGRLVYGATEPKRGFTSKNSQLLHPKTQLVGGVLATECGALMTRFFANRRG, encoded by the coding sequence ATGAGTTATTATAATTTTTCAGAAGAAAATAATCCGGTAGCTGAGGATGAGCATTACATGCGTTTAGCTCTGCAGGAAGCACAAAAAGCCTATGATTCAGAAGAAATTCCGATAGGAGCTATTGTGGTTTGTAAAGGACGAATTGTTGGCCGCGGACATAACCTGACAGAGCAGTTGAACGACGTAACTGCCCATGCAGAGATGCAGGCATTTACAGCAGCCTCGCAAACTTTAGGTGGCAAATATTTAAAAGATTGCACTTTGTATGTAACCATTGAGCCCTGTGTAATGTGTGCAGGAGCAAGTTATTGGACACAGATCGGTCGATTGGTATATGGTGCTACTGAACCTAAAAGAGGTTTTACTTCTAAAAACAGCCAATTGCTCCATCCGAAAACTCAACTGGTCGGCGGTGTGCTGGCAACGGAGTGCGGAGCCTTGATGACGCGGTTTTTCGCAAATAGAAGAGGCTAA
- a CDS encoding superoxide dismutase → MAFELPALPYATDALEPHIDKLTMEIHHGKHHQAYVTNLNKALEGKAEASQSIEEIVKNISKFPAAVRNNGGGHYNHSLFWEVLAPNKGGEPKGELAEAINAAFGSFADFKTKFAEAGATRFGSGWAWLIVTADNKLAVTSTPNQDNPLMDIAEVKGTPVLGMDVWEHAYYLKYQNRRPDYISAFWNVVNWDAVAERFKKA, encoded by the coding sequence ATGGCTTTTGAATTACCTGCGTTACCTTACGCAACAGATGCACTAGAACCGCATATTGATAAACTTACAATGGAAATCCACCATGGTAAGCATCACCAGGCATACGTTACCAACTTAAATAAAGCTTTAGAAGGTAAAGCGGAAGCTAGCCAAAGCATCGAAGAAATTGTTAAAAACATCTCTAAGTTTCCTGCTGCAGTAAGAAACAATGGTGGTGGTCACTATAATCACTCTTTATTCTGGGAAGTTCTTGCTCCAAACAAAGGTGGTGAGCCTAAAGGAGAATTAGCAGAAGCAATCAATGCTGCTTTCGGTTCTTTTGCAGATTTTAAAACTAAATTTGCTGAAGCTGGTGCAACCCGTTTCGGTTCAGGATGGGCTTGGTTAATCGTTACTGCTGACAATAAATTAGCGGTGACTTCTACACCAAATCAAGACAATCCTTTAATGGATATTGCTGAAGTTAAAGGTACTCCTGTATTGGGTATGGATGTATGGGAACATGCTTACTACTTAAAATATCAAAACAGACGCCCTGATTATATTTCGGCTTTCTGGAATGTAGTAAACTGGGATGCTGTTGCAGAACGCTTCAAAAAAGCATAA
- a CDS encoding hydrogen peroxide-inducible genes activator, with amino-acid sequence MTLVQLEYIVAVDTYRSFVGAAEKCFVTQPTLSMQVQKLEEMLNVKIFDRSKQPVIPTEIGAQIIEQARLVLQESQKIKEIISSQQHDVVGELKVGIIPTVAPYLLPRVISGMMEKFPDLKLLIWEYTTEDIIHHLKTGVLDCGILATPLADSNVAEFPLYYENFVTYISKNSKLFKKKTIDADDLEDENIWLLNEGHCMRSQVLNICRSTKDSRLQGLTYNTGSVETLIRMVDVNNGATLLPELALAELTNKQLSKVRYFRSPEPVREISLVTHKNFIKKRMLNALKEEILAIIPKTMKQKKRKDVVGI; translated from the coding sequence ATGACCCTAGTTCAACTGGAATACATTGTGGCAGTAGACACTTACAGAAGCTTTGTTGGCGCTGCAGAAAAGTGTTTTGTGACCCAGCCAACTTTGAGTATGCAGGTACAAAAGCTGGAAGAAATGCTGAATGTAAAAATCTTCGACCGCAGCAAACAGCCCGTTATACCTACTGAGATCGGTGCTCAGATCATTGAACAAGCGAGATTAGTCCTTCAGGAAAGCCAGAAAATTAAAGAGATCATCAGCAGCCAGCAACATGATGTGGTAGGAGAATTAAAAGTGGGCATTATCCCAACTGTAGCTCCCTATCTTCTACCAAGAGTGATCTCTGGAATGATGGAAAAGTTCCCGGATCTCAAACTATTGATTTGGGAATATACAACCGAAGACATCATTCATCACCTGAAGACAGGAGTTTTAGATTGCGGAATATTAGCTACTCCACTGGCCGACAGCAATGTTGCTGAGTTTCCACTATATTACGAGAATTTTGTCACCTATATCAGCAAAAACAGCAAGCTATTTAAAAAGAAAACCATAGATGCAGATGATCTGGAAGACGAAAACATCTGGCTATTAAATGAAGGACATTGTATGCGTTCACAGGTATTGAATATCTGTCGTTCTACCAAAGACAGTCGTTTGCAGGGATTAACATATAATACCGGAAGTGTAGAAACATTGATCCGGATGGTTGATGTAAACAATGGCGCCACCCTCCTGCCAGAGCTGGCTTTAGCTGAGCTGACGAACAAACAATTGAGCAAAGTCCGTTATTTCAGATCTCCTGAACCGGTCCGGGAAATCAGCCTTGTGACCCATAAAAATTTCATTAAGAAAAGAATGCTCAACGCTTTAAAAGAAGAGATTCTGGCCATTATCCCAAAGACAATGAAGCAGAAGAAAAGAAAAGACGTTGTAGGTATTTAA
- the fcl gene encoding GDP-L-fucose synthase has protein sequence MEKNAKIYVAGHRGMVGSAIYRKLVKEGYTNLLTRTSSELDLRNQQAVTDFFEAEKPEYVFLAAAKVGGIVANNTYRADFLFENLSIQNNVIHQSYRTGVKKLMFLGSSCIYPKLAPQPLREEYLLTGLLEETNEPYAIAKISGIKMCDAYRAQYHCNFISVMPTNLYGYNDNYHPQNSHVLPALIRKFHEAKENGSAEVIIWGSGSPLREFLFADDLAEACYFLMQSYNDGGFLNIGTGHDLSIKDLALLVKKVIGFEGELTFDSSKPDGTPRKLMDVSRLHDLGWKHHIELEEGIQLAYQDFLNKHQENPVA, from the coding sequence GTGGAAAAGAACGCAAAAATATATGTAGCCGGTCATCGGGGTATGGTAGGTTCAGCGATTTATCGCAAACTGGTTAAAGAAGGATACACCAATCTTCTGACCAGAACATCTTCTGAACTCGATTTACGTAATCAGCAGGCTGTGACGGATTTCTTTGAGGCTGAAAAGCCGGAATATGTATTTTTAGCAGCAGCAAAAGTTGGTGGTATAGTCGCCAATAATACTTACAGAGCTGATTTCCTGTTTGAAAATCTTTCTATACAAAACAACGTCATTCATCAGTCTTACAGAACAGGAGTTAAAAAGCTAATGTTTTTAGGCTCAAGCTGTATTTACCCGAAACTGGCTCCTCAGCCTTTAAGGGAAGAGTACCTGCTTACCGGATTACTGGAAGAAACCAATGAGCCTTATGCTATTGCAAAAATTTCAGGAATTAAGATGTGTGATGCCTACAGGGCGCAATACCACTGTAATTTTATTTCCGTGATGCCGACTAATTTATATGGATACAATGACAATTACCATCCTCAGAATTCACATGTTTTACCTGCATTGATTCGTAAATTTCATGAAGCTAAAGAAAACGGATCGGCTGAAGTCATCATTTGGGGATCAGGTTCCCCTCTTCGGGAGTTTCTTTTTGCTGATGACCTGGCTGAAGCTTGTTACTTTCTGATGCAGAGTTACAATGATGGAGGATTTCTGAACATTGGGACCGGACATGACCTTAGTATAAAAGACCTTGCCTTACTGGTTAAAAAAGTGATCGGATTTGAAGGGGAACTAACTTTCGACAGCAGCAAACCAGATGGTACACCAAGAAAATTAATGGATGTTTCCAGGTTACATGACCTTGGCTGGAAACATCATATAGAATTGGAAGAGGGCATTCAGCTTGCTTATCAGGACTTTCTGAATAAACATCAGGAAAATCCAGTGGCCTAG
- the trmB gene encoding tRNA (guanosine(46)-N7)-methyltransferase TrmB, giving the protein MGKDKLRKFAEIDTFANVYQMEEGKVLQGKWASEHFKNDQPIVLELACGKGEYAVNMAKFFPEKNFIGIDLKGNRIWRGARTGVDENINNLAFLRIQIEDIAEYFGKGEVDEIWITFPDPQPQDSREKKRLTYDRFLDMYKAFLKPGGKINLKTDNDGLYAYTVEKVKELNLICHKKTDHLYTSAFYDDVLKIKTHYERIYLKHDKNINYIQFSFE; this is encoded by the coding sequence GTGGGTAAAGATAAATTAAGAAAATTTGCAGAGATAGACACTTTTGCCAATGTATACCAGATGGAAGAGGGAAAAGTTCTGCAGGGTAAATGGGCTTCTGAACATTTTAAAAATGACCAGCCGATTGTACTTGAACTGGCTTGTGGTAAGGGAGAATACGCTGTAAATATGGCAAAGTTCTTTCCGGAAAAGAACTTTATAGGCATTGATCTCAAAGGAAACCGAATCTGGAGAGGAGCCAGAACCGGAGTAGATGAAAATATCAATAACCTGGCCTTTTTAAGGATTCAGATTGAGGATATTGCAGAATACTTTGGAAAAGGAGAAGTAGATGAAATCTGGATTACTTTCCCTGATCCTCAACCTCAGGATAGCAGAGAGAAGAAAAGACTAACCTACGATCGTTTTTTGGATATGTATAAGGCCTTTTTAAAACCAGGAGGCAAAATCAACCTGAAAACAGATAATGACGGGTTATACGCCTATACCGTAGAAAAAGTAAAAGAGCTAAATTTAATCTGTCATAAAAAAACAGATCATCTGTATACTTCGGCATTTTATGATGACGTTTTGAAGATTAAAACACATTATGAAAGAATTTACTTGAAACACGATAAAAACATTAACTATATCCAGTTTTCTTTTGAATAA
- a CDS encoding MGMT family protein — MEQSFYDQVFELVRLIPKGRVSSYGAIAKSLGAGGSARMVGYAMSNAGAAHPPIPAHRVVNSSGLLTGKFHFKTPELMQELLEAEGIKVKNDKVQNFKSLLWDPLLEL; from the coding sequence ATGGAACAATCATTTTATGACCAGGTTTTTGAATTGGTAAGGCTGATTCCGAAGGGGAGGGTTTCTTCCTATGGAGCAATCGCTAAAAGTCTGGGCGCGGGTGGCTCTGCACGTATGGTTGGCTACGCAATGAGTAATGCAGGTGCCGCGCATCCACCCATACCTGCCCATAGGGTAGTCAACAGTAGTGGGTTGCTGACCGGAAAGTTTCATTTCAAAACACCAGAATTGATGCAGGAGCTGTTGGAAGCAGAAGGAATAAAGGTGAAAAATGATAAGGTTCAGAATTTCAAATCTTTGCTTTGGGACCCTTTGCTGGAATTATAG
- a CDS encoding carboxymuconolactone decarboxylase family protein, with protein MGKLVEEFNDYRTRMNDRIMETSNTNIKRFFALDTTTYADGALNVKTKEMLGLVASMVLRCDDCIKYHLEKCFNEGVSNEEINEVFMIANLVGGSIVIPHYRRAVEYWDELSL; from the coding sequence ATGGGGAAATTAGTAGAAGAATTTAACGACTATCGTACCAGAATGAACGATAGAATTATGGAAACCTCCAATACCAATATCAAGAGGTTTTTTGCTTTAGATACCACAACATATGCTGATGGAGCCCTGAATGTGAAAACGAAAGAAATGTTAGGTCTCGTTGCTTCTATGGTCTTGCGTTGCGATGATTGCATTAAATACCACCTGGAAAAATGCTTCAACGAAGGGGTCAGTAATGAAGAAATCAATGAAGTCTTTATGATCGCCAACCTGGTAGGTGGGTCTATCGTAATCCCTCATTACAGAAGAGCAGTAGAGTATTGGGACGAACTTAGCCTTTAA